In Aedes albopictus strain Foshan chromosome 3, AalbF5, whole genome shotgun sequence, the following are encoded in one genomic region:
- the LOC109418420 gene encoding protein pygopus, translating to MTSCIGGGYDGPLGGMHCDYIPSSQQQPLPQQTGGRRGMPKKSEPGEITGPGSRSKKMNKLETAGGPVQQQSSTGGPGGDNDLMSSFGLGKEDSSPIMKGGGPGNGPKSSDSCSINSSVANSGAGIDTMSKMGPGGGPDGHPAEVGKMNQGIPGMMSSKPSNKQEYTQNQSQVFVFSTGLANKGAEAVMSGHFNSIIAYHCAHMQKQSRQGPCGPDDGVGGAMSPWMDHGHGSPDHHMRMNPGPGGPGGPPDGVKKSATIHHTPNSCLENDNQVPMFGNEHHMGRMGPGGVDGGPMGGKKSATIHHTPNPCMDQDGSLPMYPNDGHHMRMPGPDGMSKPSTIHHTPNSCLDGPDPTGDHSGSGPGMGHPGPPIKMENPSPGGPGPGPGSGGHSSSTIIDQMNSLVASLPLMKGGNVLSQSRAHPQQSLQGVKVPDENLTPQQRQHREQQLATIRQMQKMFFPEQRGMMDPHGMGMRPQFRGGMPCPDFGGPPNRPLNPAFMNTPLGANGPMGGGPDGPGPGMINEQIPPMQYNKPGMMNPGMYMGGPGGGPMGPMGGPMGPGGGGPMGPGGPMGPMGPGGPMNRMYKQDPDPIFPPMSEMGGGYNNMNNHGGPGGPGPGMFNPGMQRMGVPGGPGPGGPGGPNMMPKMPDQGPLPHSPLVDDVDPLKAGGPHQMMLPNAPQQQQQPGTPGTNGPGGSNGTPNSGPGAQNPTNNGKSKEQSVSPEHHQQQQQQQGGPGSQQGPLTPQTPQGGHPTPGGAGGPLTPQTSMAST from the exons ATGACCAGTTGCATCGGCGGAGGGTACG ATGGACCCCTAGGTGGAATGCATTGCGATTATATTCCGTCGTCGCAGCAGCAGCCGCTACCGCAACAAACAGGAGGAAGAAGAGGTATGCCGAAAAAGTCGGAACCGGGGGAAATTACTGGACCGGGTAGTCGTAGTAAGAAGATGAACAAATTGGAAACGGCTGGCGGACCAGTACAGCAACAATCATCGACGGGAGGACCGGGCGGGGATAACGATTTGATGAGCAGTTTCGGGCTCGGAAAGGAGGACAGTTCGCCGATTATGAAAGGAGGTGGCCCGGGAAACGGACCGAAATCATCAGACTCGTGCAGTATCAATAGTAGTGTGGCAAATAGTGGAGCAGGAATTGACACCATGTCGAAAATGGGCCCGGGCGGTGGTCCGGATGGACATCCGGCGGAGGTAGGAAAAATGAACCAGGGGATTCCGGGAATGATGTCGAGCAAACCATCGAATAAGCAAGAATACACGCAGAATCAGAGCCAGGTTTTCGTGTTCAGCACGGGCCTGGCGAATAAAGGGGCGGAAGCGGTGATGAGCGGCCACTTCAACTCGATTATTGCATATCATTGTGCCCATATGCAGAAACAGAGTCGGCAGGGACCATGCGGTCCGGATGATGGCGTCGGAGGGGCAATGTCCCCCTGGATGGATCACGGCCACGGTTCGCCGGATCATCACATGCGAATGAATCCAGGCCCGGGTGGACCTGGAGGGCCACCGGATGGAGTGAAAAAATCGGCTACCATTCATCACACTCCGAATTCCTGTCTGGAGAATGACAACCAGGTGCCAATGTTCGGAAACGAGCACCACATGGGACGAATGGGTCCCGGCGGTGTAGACGGAGGCCCCATGGGCGGGAAAAAGTCGGCCACAATCCATCATACACCAAATCCGTGCATGGACCAGGATGGATCGCTTCCAATGTATCCTAATGATGGCCACCACATGCGGATGCCAGGACCAGACGGAATGTCCAAACCGTCGACGATCCATCATACTCCGAACTCTTGCCTGGACGGACCGGATCCAACCGGTGATCACTCTGGCAGTGGACCCGGTATGGGTCACCCTGGTCCACCAATCAAAATGGAAAATCCATCACCGGGCGGACCAGGACCTGGTCCCGGAAGTGGAGGACATTCAAGCTCGACCATCATCGATCAGATGAATTCCCTGGTGGCTTCGCTTCCACTTATGAAGGGAGGAAATGTCCTCTCACAGTCCCGAGCTCATCCTCAACAATCGTTGCAGGGTGTAAAAGTCCCGGATGAAAACCTCACGCCTCAGCAGCGACAACACCGGGAACAGCAGCTGGCCACAATCCGACAGATGCAGAAAATGTTCTTCCCCGAGCAGCGTGGCATGATGGATCCGCATGGGATGGGCATGAGGCCTCAGTTCCGAGGTGGAATGCCCTGCCCAGATTTCGGAGGACCCCCGAATCGACCGCTCAATCCGGCCTTCATGAATACTCCTCTGGGGGCTAACGGTCCCATGGGTGGTGGTCCGGATGGTCCCGGTCCCGGAATGATCAACGAACAGATTCCGCCGATGCAATACAACAAACCGGGCATGATGAATCCCGGAATGTACATGGGCGGACCGGGCGGTGGACCAATGGGTCCGATGGGTGGTCCCATGGGTCCAGGTGGTGGCGGTCCAATGGGCCCTGGTGGTCCTATGGGTCCCATGGGGCCCGGAGGACCAATGAATCGAATGTACAAACAAGACCCGGATCCCATCTTTCCTCCGATGAGTGAAATGGGCGGAGGATACAATAACATGAACAATCACGGAGGCCCTGGTGGCCCAGGACCGGGTATGTTCAATCCCGGAATGCAACGAATGGGTGTCCCCGGAGGACCCGGACCTGGAGGTCCCGGCGGTCCAAACATGATGCCCAAAATGCCCGACCAAGGACCTCTGCCACATTCACCCCTGGTGGATGACGTGGATCCCCTGAAAGCTGGAGGACCACACCAGATGATGCTTCCCAATGCCcctcaacaacaacagcaaccagGAACCCCCGGAACGAATGGCCCCGGTGGCAGCAACGGAACTCCCAATTCGGGGCCAGGTGCCCAGAATCCAACCAACAACGGAAAATCGAAGGAACAGTCCGTCTCGCCGGAAcaccaccaacagcagcagcaacagcagggaGGTCCCGGTAGCCAGCAGGGACCATTGACACCTCAAACGCCCCAGGGAGGACACCCGACGCCGGGTGGAGCTGGTGGACCCCTCACGCCCCAGACGTCGATGGCCAGCACCTAA